A region from the Triticum urartu cultivar G1812 chromosome 1, Tu2.1, whole genome shotgun sequence genome encodes:
- the LOC125522326 gene encoding leucine-rich repeat protein 1-like, which translates to MAPNAAVARVPLAVTIFVAVATSMLLAPAEAGLYSDRDALLALRGGLQDPDGALRSWILEVNPCEWTQVTCDRVANRVTEIVIGFVNLTGPLSPELGKLDQLTKLWISYTNIQGTIPEELGNLENLNTMHLHNNSLSGQIPASLAKLKSLKQLHLQQNRLTGPIPSELDGLSDQTSVNLSNNDLCGPIPTDGPFKNINSSLADNPRLGSNC; encoded by the exons ATGGCGCCCAATGCGGCCGTTGCCCGAGTGCCCCTGGCGGTGACCATCTTCGTGGCGGTCGCGACGAGCATGCTGCTGGCGCCCGCGGAGGCTGGCCTGTACAGCGACCGTGACGCGCTCTTGGCCCTGCGGGGCGGCCTACAGGACCCTGACGGCGCGCTGCGTTCCTGGATCCTGGAGGTGAACCCCTGCGAGTGGACCCAGGTCACCTGCGACCGCGTGGCCAACCGCGTCACCGAGAT AGTAATCGGCTTTGTGAACCTGACTGGACCTCTGTCGCCGGAGCTGGGCAAGCTGGACCAGCTAACCAAACT GTGGATTTCGTACACCAATATCCAAGGAACGATCCCTGAAGAGCTGGGCAACTTGGAGAACCTGAACACCATGCACCTGCACAACAACAGCCTCTCGGGGCAGATACCTGCATCGCTCGCGAAACTCAAGTCTCTGAAACAGCT GCACCTTCAACAGAACCGCTTGACCGGCCCGATCCCCAGCGAGCTGGATGGGCTGTCCGACCAGACGAGCGT TAATCTGTCAAACAACGATCTGTGCGGCCCGATTCCGACGGATGGTCCCTTCAAGAACATCAATTCCAGCCTCGCCGACAACCCGCGGCTGGGCAGCAACTGCTAG